GGGCAAGTGCATCGGCTCCTACCTCATGTTTTATCGCCGGCGGTACATATAGTTTACAGTTTTTAAACTCTTCAAACCCCGTGATTTCGGACAGAGGTACAATCCGAGCATCTCTATTCTGCTCTTCAATATGATACTTCTGTTTCTTACGCTCGCCCGCGTATGCCAGGTCTTCAATTGGAATTCCCTGAAAGATAGAAAGCTGGATAGGGTTTCCACAGATTGAGAACTTTTCCATTTCTTCGGGTTTTACTCCGAGCTCATTAAGGATATTTTTTACCGCTGTTGCCGAGAGCCCATGAGCTTTATCAAGCCCGTAATGGATTGCAAAGTCAAGGTGGTCCATTACGTTTGCTCCTGGCAGAGGGTTCCGGAGAGTTATCACGGTTTTCTTAATCTCGCCGCTCTCAAGGTCAATTTTCTGGGCCCTGAATCCACTGGTTCCCAGGTCAATTGCAACTCCTGTTCTCATATCTTAACCTCCTCCAAAAAAGTTTAAGACTTTCTCAGCTAATCCTTTCAACAGTTATTATTTTTAATAAATTTAAATAAGTTTTATGATGAATAAGCCATCCCTGTGAGTTTTACCGGATTATCTGCCCGGATCGAGTCTACTGAACTGGCAGCCTGTAAGGGGCCTGGTTCTGGATATCCTCATCCCTGAAGTCCCATCCCGGCAAAGTAAAAAAAATTAATCGGGAATTATATCCAGAGCTGAAATTTCTTGCTCAGGATTTGCCCGCAAAAAAATAAAGAAATTTTGTGCCTTCTCAGGCGTAGTACTCGTCTCTTGCTGCGACCATGGCTTTAATGTTCTCGAGAGGGGTCATGGGTGCAATTCCACAGCCTGGCGCGAGTACATCAACGCCGTCTGCAATAGCCTGCTTTGCTTCGGCTTTGATCTTGTCAATAGGTCCTGGGAGCAGGGTGAAGGGGCTGGAAACGTTTCCTACTAATCTTGCTCTGGTTCCGATGACTTCCTTTGCCTTCTTTGCGCTGCCGATCTTTTCTTCAACACTGAGACCTTCGAAACCGCAGTCTGCCATGTAGTTGAGGATCGGGTTCACGTTTCCGCAGACGTGGAGGATGGTTACGGAGTTCACGCTGGAGGAGAACTTCTGGAGCCTGGACTGGAGATACTGCTTGAAGGAGTCAGGGCTCATGAGGTCAGGGGATGCTACAGGGTCTGCAATAGCGATAATGTCTGCACCGGCTTCTACCATTGCATTTGCATACATAATTGCAGCTTCGGTTGCAAGGTCCAGAGTCTGTTCGAAGAGGTCAATTTTTTTGATGGACCATTTCATGAAGGATTTAACACTTACAAGGTCGGATGCGACTGTGATAGGGCCTTCCATGCCGCCAACGATTGGCACGTCAGGACCTACTTTTTCCCTGATGATCTTGATTGCTTCAAGTACTGCCGGAATTCTGCCTTTCTGCAGGAGGTCTGCAGGGATTGCTGCGCCTTCGAGGTCCTTGGGGTAGGGGTGACCGGTAACAGAGGGCTGCCTGTTCTTGGTACCCATGTTGATCTCACAGCCCATAGCTTCGACCAGAACGGTAAGGCAGTAGGGGACTCTTACAGCTTCAAGTCCGCTGAGCTCGTAGTTGGCAATTGCCAGCTTTGCCATAAGTTCAGGGTTGGAGTGGGATTCCGGCCAGGGGGCTCCTACTTCGTCCATGAGTTCCACAATTCCGGTCTGGGTCACGGAACAAACAGGTACTTTGTCAACGGGCTTGCCTTCAAGGGCGGCTAAAAGTCTTGTTTTAAGTGTGAATTCGCTCATATCGGTCATACCTTTTTTACTTTTATCCTTGTACATTTATTTTTATTACAATTTTATTGTCTACTTGACAATATTATATAGACCTTTTCAATCCAAAATGTTTCACACTCCAGACTAGAGTATCCAGAGTTCAAAACATGTCAAAAAATTGTGGTTTCTTTTGATAAATGGGAACGGATAGTTCTTTATCATTGTTTTTTTTCTCGCCTGAGCAGGAACGAGAACGATCAAAGTAAAAACAGTTCTCGAACCCTTCAATTGAGTCAGAATGCGGACATTTTTTTAGTTAGCAAATTATAAAAGCTAATTGCCGGGAATTTTTTTCTCTCTTTTCTTTGATCAATAATGCAATAATTTTTAATCTCATTATTTAATTTTTTTTCTTCATGAATAGTTTCAGCCGCATGTTTTTACCCTTCAACGAATTGTAACGTGATATTTGACTTTATCTCTTATGATCGTTTTTCGGGAGTTCGGGAGACTCGTAATGTTAAGTTTCTTATTCTTGTGCCACATTAAACTATAGGGGGTTTGATGGAAAAAGAATCGGCTGGAAACAAAAATAGGGCATGCTCTCCGCGGGGTGATGAGCATCTTATTTCTCTCTCAGAATTCCTGCAGAGATTAGACGTAAGCGAAAACGGGCTCAGTGAACAGGAAGCTGCCCGCAGACTTAAGGAGTGCGGCCCAAATGTCCTCGAAGAAGCCGGAAAGGAAAACATATTTAAGAGATATGTCCGGCAGTTCCGCAACTTTTTCTCCATCCTTCTAACTGTAGGAGCCATTCTATCTTTCCTTGGTGAATACCTTGATCCCGGGCAGGGGAATATTTATATCGGAATTGCCCTCGTCGGGGTCGTCATCCTTAACGGAACTTTCACGTTTGTGCAGGAATACCAGGCTGCGAAGACAATGGAAAGCTTTCGGCAGCTTCTTCCGCCCCATGCCAGGGTTCTGAGGGAAGGAAAGGAAAGGGATATTCTGGCGTCGGAGCTTGTTGCAGGAGATATTATTCTTCTTGAGGAAGGAGATAAAGTTCCTGCCGACGGGCGTTTAATTGAAACCAACGTTCTGAAAGTGGATAACTCGGCTATTACAGGTGAATCCGAACCTCAGCTCAGGTCTCTTGAGTGCACTCATCCAAATATGCTCGAGTGCAGGAACATGGTTTTTTCAGGGACTCTTGTACAGAGCGGAAACGGAAATGCAGTTATTTTTGCAACAGGACAGAACACCCAGATCGGAAGCCTCGCAACGCTTACAGAGCAGACATCCGAAGTGGACACACCTATCCGAAGAGAACTAAATCATTTCATAAAAATCATATCCTCAATTGCGATTACCCTGGGAGTAATCTTCTTTATACTGGCGTTTATTCTTCAGGATGTCTTTCTTGCAAGCCTTATCTTTGCAATTGGAATTATCGTTGCCAATGTGCCTGAAGGGCTTTTACCTACAGTTACCCTTGCCCTGAGTCTTGCCTCAAGAAGAATGGCTTCGCGGAATGCCCTTATTAAACAGCTTGAGTCGGTAGAAACCCTGGGCTCTACGACGGTTATCTGTACGGACAAGACCGGTACCCTGACCCAGAACAAAATGGCAGTGAATTCCATCATGTTAGGTTTTGAATGCCTCCTTCTCGAGAACCCTCTGAGTACTAAAAAAAGGACTGAAGGGCAGGAAGCAGAGGAAAGCATAAGCAAAACTGCTGTGGGTACAAATAGTGATGTTGCGGAAGGAATTACAGATCCCGGAACAGAAGGATTTTGTGTTCTAGAAAAGCCTGTATGGGAACCTCAAAGATTACCATCTGTTTTCATAAGAGCCGCAGGGCTCTGCAATAATGCAAAACTTTATGAGTCTCCTCCAGGGTATACCGGTGATCCGACCGAAGGAGCTCTTCTTGTTTTTGCAAATAGTTTTGAAGATGTAAAAAAGCTTCAGAACGATTATCCAAGGTTGGAAGAGTTTCCTTTTGATTCGCTTACCAAAAGGATGGAAGTTATCTGCCGCACTCCTGAAGGAAAACTTGAAGTTTATCTCAAGGGTGCCCCGGAAGTAGTTGTGAAGATGTGTAGTTTTGCCATAGATTCAGGAGGAATAACTGAACTGGATGAAACTAAACAGCAACAACTTCTTGACCGTCACCTGAGACTTGCAAAAAAAGGAGAACGGATTATCGCCCTTGCGTACAGGCAGGGAGATGACCTGAGGGAATACACCGGAGGCTTTGTTTTCCTGGGATTTATAGGAATTCTTGATCCTCTGCGCCCTGAAGCCAGAGATGCTATTGCAAGATGCTACGCCGCCGGGATCAAAGTTGTTATGATTACCGGAGATCATCCTGTCACTGCAGAATCAATTGCAAAGGATGTAGGGCTTGCAGACACAGGAAAGCTTGAAATCATCACTGGAGAGGAGCTGAACTTACTCTCGCGTACAGAGCTTGCCTCAAGACTGAAAAACCCAAGCATCGTCTTTGCCCGTACTTCTCCTGTACAGAAGCTGAAAATTGTACAGCTTTTCCAGTCAGAAGGGGAGATCGTGACCATGACAGGAGACGGGGTCAATGACGCCCCTGCAATTAAGAATGCGGATATGGGAGTCGCTATGGGCAGCGGCACGGATGTAGCTCGTGAAGCTGCGGATATGGTACTCCTTGATGACAACTTTGCTACGATTGTGAATGCTGTAGAAGAGGGCAGGACCGTTTTTGATAACATTAAGAAATTCATTGTGTATATTCTTGCAAGCAATATTCCCGAGATTCTGCCTTTCATAGCTTTTGTACTTCTTTCCATTCCCCTTCCCATGCCTGTCCAGTTAATCCTTGCAATCGATCTGGGTACGGATATGCTGCCTGCCATTGCTCTGGGAATGGAAAAAGGAGAGGGTGATATCATGAAGAGACCTCCCAGATCAAGGAGTGAAAAATTATTGACTCCTCAGTTACTCCTGACAGCCTACGGAGTAAAAGGACCTATAGAGGCTGCTGCAGGATTCTTTTGTTATTTCGCCGTACTTTTTGAAGGGGGCTGGACTTTCGGAGAACAGCTTGCAAATACTAACCCTCTTTATAGGCAGGCAATAACAGCTTTCTTTTCAGCTGTCATCATCTGTCAGATTGCCAATGTGTTTGCTTCAAGAACCCGGTTTCAGTCAGTCTTCTCTATGGGATTGTTCAGCAACCGACAGGTTCTCCTGGGAATTGCAAGCGAGCTCCTGATTCTTGCCCTTATTATCTGGAATCCGTTTGCTAACCTGATTTTTAACACTACTCCCATTAACCTCATGTACATACTGCTTGCCGTTCCTTTTGCAGTTCTCCTTCTTGGAGTCGACGAACTGAGAAAATATCTCCTGAGAAAAAACGTGAGCTGGGCAGTTAGATTCTTTAAATGGTAATCCGGCCACTGGCAATAAACTAACTTGGTACAGAAACAGCTGGAGGTACAGCTTGACGGAGGTACGGCTTGAAAATCCGGCTGGAGAGAAATTGATGCGCATAGTCCATGGGTACTTTGAAGGCAGGTAATATAGTAGTAAAATTTTTTGCAGGATTTTTTTTGACTCTTGTTTAAGATATTTTTTTCGTAATTTTCCCTTTGAATGTCTTTTTCGATCAATAGGGTCTGGTTACCTTTATTCACAGCTAATTCAGGATAAATTTTTATACTATGTATGTAGAAATTGTTTATATAAGTCGCTTAAATCTGTCTATTATAATTAATATATAGCTTCCTATTCAGTTTCAACCCCGTCGAGTCCAGAATATGAATGTTAATCGAAAAATTTTTGTTATTATTTACATAATTTTTGCCCTTCTTACCTCAACTGTCATTTTTGTATCACAGAGTATCCTAGACTCAAGTTTTTCCGACCTGGAAGAAAAAGAGGCAATCAGTAATGTGGAAAATGTACATAACATGATTGATTTCCAGACCATTGAACTGGATGAGATAAACTCTGCCCTTTCTTTAAGGGAAGATGTCAGGGTTTTTATGCGAACTGAAAATCCAGAAGATCTTGGCGGGACTTTACTTACTGATTTTTTTACTCTAAGTGGATGTGACTTTATTTTTTTTGTCAATAGTTCCGGAGAGATAATACATTCTCAGGTTTCGGATTCAGAAAATGAGGGTAACACTTCCAACGACTTAATAATTTCCGAAATCGGTCAGAAAGTAAATGATGGAAGCTTTCTCTGCAGAGATAAAACGAATTCTCTAAATGGAATGCTCATGCTGAAAACCGGACCTGTAATTTTTTCCTGCCGCTGTGTATCTGCAACATCGGATAACAATGAAACAATCGGAACAATAATCCTTGGGAGAAGATTGGATTCTGGTTTTGTCGAATCTCTCCAGAAGATTACAGGAAATCCGGTTTTACTTTCCGGTCCTGACAGTATACCTCCTGATTTCCAGCAGGCATTTTCAGAAGAAGGAAACAGGAGTTACATGCACAATATAGAGGGAGGCCGGTTAGCAGGTTATTTTGTGCACGAGGACATTAACGGAAACCCGGCAGTTATGATTCGGACGGATGCTGACAGGAACATCTATGAAATAGGCAGAAAAACCCTCAGGTATATCGTAATTCTCCTCCTGTTTTCAGGTCTCATGGTCGGAGCAGGCTGCAAGTTCCTTCTTGACAGAGAAGTTGTATCCCGAATCGTTGTCATTGATAATTTTGTAAAAAAAGTGGGAAAGGATGAGGACTTCTCAGCACACTGCATTATGGATGGAGACGATGAACTTTCAAGGTTGACTACAGGAATAAACGGAATGATTGACCGTTTGAAACAAAATTCCAATAAATTTAAAGCACAGGAACACGAGAAGAAGGTAATTCTAAACTCACTCAGCGAGCTTGTAATCTTTATGGATCTTGAGCTTAGAATCGTCTGGGCAAACAGGGCTGCTCTGGACCATGCGGGTCTTAAGCTTGAAAACATTACCGGACACAGATATGAAGAATTCTCCCTTATGTCCGACGTTATTTCTGGGAAGTTTCTCGCACAAAAGGCACTTAAGTCCGGAAATGAGGAATCGGGAGAGATAGTTACTCCCGATGGAAAAGTCTGGATGATCTGTGCAAATCTGATAAAGGATGAAAATGGAAAAGCAACCGGAATCCTGCAAACAGGGCTTGACATTACCGCACATAAACGCTCTGAAGAGAAACTCCTTCAGGCAAAACTGGAAGCTGAAGCTGCCAGCTGTACTAAAAGCGAGTTCCTTGCCAATATGAGCCACGAACTGCGGACGCCTCTTAACTCCATTATCGGTTTTTCGGATATCTTGCTCGAAAAAGTTTTTGGGGAACTCAACGAAAAACAGTTGAAGTATATTAACAATATCTCTGTCAGCGGAAAACATCTCCTCGGACTTATAAACGACATTCTTGACCTCTCAAAAGTGGAGGCCGGAAAAATGGAGCTTCACTACAGTGAGTTTTCTGTTGGCTCGGTTTTCGATGAGGTGAAGTCCACGTTTTTCCTTCTTGCCCAGGCAAAATCTCTTGAAATGGACTTTAAGTTAGAGTCGGATTTTGGAGATATTCAGGCTGACAGAAGTCGTCTTATTCAGATCCTTTATAATCTTGTAAGTAACGCGGTTAAGTTTACTCCGGAAAAGGGGAGAATTTTCGTCCACTGTAAAAAAAGCGGAAACAGAGCTATTTTTTCAGTTGCTGATTCGGGAATAGGTATTTCCCCTGAAGACCAGAAAAAACTTTTCCAGCCCTTTACCCAGATTGATTCGTCATCCTCCAGGCAATACTGCGGGACAGGGCTTGGGCTTGCTCTCGTGAAGAAGCTCGTAAATTTACATCAGGGAGATATCTGGGTTGAGAGTGAACCTGAAAAGGGAAGTACTTTTATATTTACGATTCCTCTCACCAGACCTTCTGAAACTCGAAAAGTCGATACAAAAGACCTTAAAGAAGTGCTGATGGAGTTTGAAATGAGTAAAACGGCTGCTTTTTCCGCAAAAGAGTGTGAAAAAGGTCTGCAGGACGGGTCCGGGCTTCCCGAAATCCGTCTTCCTGAGACAGCTCATGAAACCCGGAATCTTGTGCTTGTAGTTGATGACGACAGGAACTCCAATGAATTGATTTCGGTTGTTCTCAGGGAAGACGGATACAGTACAGCCTCTTTATATACTGGAAAAGATGTTCTGAATGTTGCAAAGAAACTGAAGCCTGATGTTATTACGCTTGATGTTTTCCTTCCTGATACTAATGGCTGGCATGTCCTGAGCCAGTTGAAGGGCGACCCTGATACAGCTCGCATCCCTGTACTTATTATTTCAGTA
The genomic region above belongs to Methanosarcina horonobensis HB-1 = JCM 15518 and contains:
- the mtaA gene encoding methylcobamide:CoM methyltransferase MtaA, which encodes MSEFTLKTRLLAALEGKPVDKVPVCSVTQTGIVELMDEVGAPWPESHSNPELMAKLAIANYELSGLEAVRVPYCLTVLVEAMGCEINMGTKNRQPSVTGHPYPKDLEGAAIPADLLQKGRIPAVLEAIKIIREKVGPDVPIVGGMEGPITVASDLVSVKSFMKWSIKKIDLFEQTLDLATEAAIMYANAMVEAGADIIAIADPVASPDLMSPDSFKQYLQSRLQKFSSSVNSVTILHVCGNVNPILNYMADCGFEGLSVEEKIGSAKKAKEVIGTRARLVGNVSSPFTLLPGPIDKIKAEAKQAIADGVDVLAPGCGIAPMTPLENIKAMVAARDEYYA
- a CDS encoding cation-translocating P-type ATPase, translated to MEKESAGNKNRACSPRGDEHLISLSEFLQRLDVSENGLSEQEAARRLKECGPNVLEEAGKENIFKRYVRQFRNFFSILLTVGAILSFLGEYLDPGQGNIYIGIALVGVVILNGTFTFVQEYQAAKTMESFRQLLPPHARVLREGKERDILASELVAGDIILLEEGDKVPADGRLIETNVLKVDNSAITGESEPQLRSLECTHPNMLECRNMVFSGTLVQSGNGNAVIFATGQNTQIGSLATLTEQTSEVDTPIRRELNHFIKIISSIAITLGVIFFILAFILQDVFLASLIFAIGIIVANVPEGLLPTVTLALSLASRRMASRNALIKQLESVETLGSTTVICTDKTGTLTQNKMAVNSIMLGFECLLLENPLSTKKRTEGQEAEESISKTAVGTNSDVAEGITDPGTEGFCVLEKPVWEPQRLPSVFIRAAGLCNNAKLYESPPGYTGDPTEGALLVFANSFEDVKKLQNDYPRLEEFPFDSLTKRMEVICRTPEGKLEVYLKGAPEVVVKMCSFAIDSGGITELDETKQQQLLDRHLRLAKKGERIIALAYRQGDDLREYTGGFVFLGFIGILDPLRPEARDAIARCYAAGIKVVMITGDHPVTAESIAKDVGLADTGKLEIITGEELNLLSRTELASRLKNPSIVFARTSPVQKLKIVQLFQSEGEIVTMTGDGVNDAPAIKNADMGVAMGSGTDVAREAADMVLLDDNFATIVNAVEEGRTVFDNIKKFIVYILASNIPEILPFIAFVLLSIPLPMPVQLILAIDLGTDMLPAIALGMEKGEGDIMKRPPRSRSEKLLTPQLLLTAYGVKGPIEAAAGFFCYFAVLFEGGWTFGEQLANTNPLYRQAITAFFSAVIICQIANVFASRTRFQSVFSMGLFSNRQVLLGIASELLILALIIWNPFANLIFNTTPINLMYILLAVPFAVLLLGVDELRKYLLRKNVSWAVRFFKW
- a CDS encoding response regulator is translated as MNVNRKIFVIIYIIFALLTSTVIFVSQSILDSSFSDLEEKEAISNVENVHNMIDFQTIELDEINSALSLREDVRVFMRTENPEDLGGTLLTDFFTLSGCDFIFFVNSSGEIIHSQVSDSENEGNTSNDLIISEIGQKVNDGSFLCRDKTNSLNGMLMLKTGPVIFSCRCVSATSDNNETIGTIILGRRLDSGFVESLQKITGNPVLLSGPDSIPPDFQQAFSEEGNRSYMHNIEGGRLAGYFVHEDINGNPAVMIRTDADRNIYEIGRKTLRYIVILLLFSGLMVGAGCKFLLDREVVSRIVVIDNFVKKVGKDEDFSAHCIMDGDDELSRLTTGINGMIDRLKQNSNKFKAQEHEKKVILNSLSELVIFMDLELRIVWANRAALDHAGLKLENITGHRYEEFSLMSDVISGKFLAQKALKSGNEESGEIVTPDGKVWMICANLIKDENGKATGILQTGLDITAHKRSEEKLLQAKLEAEAASCTKSEFLANMSHELRTPLNSIIGFSDILLEKVFGELNEKQLKYINNISVSGKHLLGLINDILDLSKVEAGKMELHYSEFSVGSVFDEVKSTFFLLAQAKSLEMDFKLESDFGDIQADRSRLIQILYNLVSNAVKFTPEKGRIFVHCKKSGNRAIFSVADSGIGISPEDQKKLFQPFTQIDSSSSRQYCGTGLGLALVKKLVNLHQGDIWVESEPEKGSTFIFTIPLTRPSETRKVDTKDLKEVLMEFEMSKTAAFSAKECEKGLQDGSGLPEIRLPETAHETRNLVLVVDDDRNSNELISVVLREDGYSTASLYTGKDVLNVAKKLKPDVITLDVFLPDTNGWHVLSQLKGDPDTARIPVLIISVTDNNELGVALGATYSFTKPVKRVELLDSLREITGKFRFEEPRILIIDDDENAVELLSSMIEPEGFEVAKAYSGQEGLDKLFSGQQPDILILDLLMPEISGFEIISRMRAGEKTKDIPLIVCTAAEFTEKNLEELNGELKGSLISIMKKGTFGRKELINRIKQLAMLKRRDDERNSYCRR